The Toxoplasma gondii ME49 chromosome XI, whole genome shotgun sequence region TGaatctggagagagaagggaagggcACACAAGTCTCCAGGATCTGAAGTATGCGAGAAGTCAacagagcggagagaggagaaaaggcaagAAAAGGTCGTGGGCTATTCGAACACTCGAGGGGTATTGGCCCAAGCACCTCGAGCAGGGCGTTCGAGGTTTGTGGTGCGGTTATCTCCACCTAGTATGAGCTTCTGAAGTGGACAAAAACTTTTTTAACGATGATTTCCTCCCTTCTATTCTTTTATCTAACAAGGTATCGCCTTCTGCAACGTGGCTGTTCCACCTCAGACTCGAGTTCCCTCCTTCTCTAGGCGAAAGGAACGaccgagacaggcgacaacgaaggagaaaaggagacagatgcgcagagaaaaaacgcaaaagcaAAGACTTGAGGCAACGCCGGAGGAACGACGTGGGTTCACGTGCACGCGACCCcgagcacagagagaggggagatagcagcaagaaagaaagaagcagaaaacagagacagagacgggcgacagagagacgaagtgaGAACATGAGCGACGAGACAAACGAACATGGAGCGAGAAATAACGGCCgcggagagggaagaaggaaaaacgcggagagacagagacgggaAGAACGTGGACAGGAAGGAGCgaggaacacagaggaagGTAGAGAGCAtacaaagaggagagaataacatgaagaaagaacagaaatacgagagagaagacaacgccGGAAAGGAAGGACACGAGCGGAGATAAAAACGaacacaagagacagaaaaaaagaaaacctgGGGAACTTACAAAACGTGGACGACGGCACCCCAACCAGCCACGCAGTCTCGGTCCACAGCAGCCAGGAGACTCTGTGAGAGAGTTTCCATGagttcgtcttcgttctGAAAAGAGACGGTTCGCcggagaaagcaaagacaggCAAGACGAATCAGGAAACACCAAATcgcagaaaaggacgaaggcgaggaaggcagaaaagtCAGGGAGAGAACAACATTGCGAGGACAGACTGATGAAGATACAAACTCGTGGAAGGTCGACGTACGATGAAAACAGcgatgaagagaagaacgaggagagtcTGGCAGTGAGAACACAAGCCAGCACTGCCTTCTCTCAGCGGCAAGACGCGATTTTCCGGTTTCTTTCTGTGCATTCTTTCcacctcttttcttcctcaccaTGTCCGGCTTCCAGAGAGATTCGCAGACTCCCACGAGTTGCTCGGCAGAAGTTCCATTGCAGACGAAATCTTTTGCGTAGCAAGCCGCGCCGATGTAgtcgaaggcagagagaaagggctGGTGTGTCTCCGGGTGAAGGCCAGCTGCGCCAACAGTGAAAACTTTGAAGACATTTTTTAGAAAACGACTCGGGTGCGCAAAAAAACTCGAGAGTGGATAATCTTTCCACACACCGCAGCAACGGAGAAACCCGTCACATTCATAACGTGTAAAGCATTTCCTCGACCATTCAAAAAGACTAGGTAATCACTGGACATACATCCATGCACATATAAGCATTTACCCACTCCTGTACGTCTACATGCAGGGACGTTTCCGCAACGAACGCACTACCAGAGCAAAGACACATCAATCCATGTGTCAAGACGCACAAACCAAAGGTGGTAGgttatatatacacatatacatatatatacatatatatcgATGTACACCACTGTATTTGTACTTGCGCATTAAGaaaaaacatatatatatatatatatgtatatacatacacatgtatatgccTATAAATTTACATCTGAAGATGAATTGGGGTTGGAGCTTTCTGGACATATTACAGTGAATTTTCGTTTCGCACCgacgacaggagagacaaagtAAGGAGCGAAGCGGCGACCGTAGAGCATGGAGGAAACGACGTTTGACATGATCTCTGGCGGCATTTCGGTGACTTCCTCGCGCAGCTGGTACAAGTTCGAGCGGAAGACGAGTTCTTTGTGTctgagacagaggagacacaaagagaTGCACCTCTGGAGCCTCTCGGCaggcacacacacgcatacGGAAGGCTACCTGGACACCGGGCAGACGCTGCGAGTCCACTTCTTCTGTTGCTCAGTTTTggagcaaagaagagagacgcacagtCATCCCGTTCATTCcagaagaagaccgagagagaaacgagcacccaagagacaaaagcaaCGCAGTGAACAACTGAACGCACTGGAGAGACTTCAAGTCCATTCTCTCCTCGACTGACAACCCGCCCGCGTTTCCTCccagcttctctttcgctgtcttgCCGGAAAGGTTTCCTTCCAGGCACCgtcctgcctctcctgcctccAACTACCGCGTTCCGTCGCTCAACTAACAGATCACCTTCACTCTATCTACTTCTCTCGACACccgcttctgctgctctcggTTGCTGCCGTGCTGCGCCTCCGCCCCTGCTTCCacgggtgtacgtacaccgtcTGGACGTCAGTGGCGAGGCCGGCGAGGCCGACGAAGGTGTGGTTGTTCATTTTGAAGACTTTCTGGAAGTCTGCGCTGACAGTGCCAAACTGATTGACTCCGAGACGCGTGTCGGACGCAATGCCCACGCAGTCTTTCCCCGCCATCGCCACCACGGCGCTTCCGTTGTACGCATcctgagaaggaagaaagaaactggaagaagaaaaaaatcGAAACGGGGAGGCCGGATAGAGGTCGAGAGAGGGACGCTGGCAGGCATCTGCAACAGTTCcagcggaagaaaaagaaaaacgaaaacagcgaggagaaagtcACAACTGGGACATCCacgaagtggagaaggcaCTGGAGACACTCTAGAACTGTTTCTACACACCCACacacccatatatatatatatatatatagagagagagagacagacataTGCTTGTGGAGATTTCTACATTATGGCAACTATGCATAGGGATGAATGTCCGTATgggtgtgtttgtgtgtgggagagaggaaactaGTTGGAGACGGGTGAGGACGGGGCTGTTCGCGACAAAGggcagcgagaagcgagaaataCGAAGCGAGTTCGCTCCAAGAAGTCACAgcggacggagacagcagcacGGAcggcagagggaggagagagagggacgaggaaaacgaaagcaaGCACAGGAGCACATAGGTAgtagagagaggaaaggcgttGGAtaccaagagagagaggcagagtgAGACtttggagaagaaaaggagaagcgcgCGATAAAAGCACTGTGGGGCGCAGTGACTCGCGGGAGGAGATGACCGTCATCCACCGAACTCTTTACGGAAGACGCATGAGCACTAGTTCCTGGACGCCTGGAGAGAGCAAACGAGAGCGACCAGCGAGGTAGGAAGGAGAGCGTGAAGGCTAAGAAATTCGCGTGTCAGCAGAAATCGAGGAAACCAGACGAACGCGGCACAGAGGGCAAGAAAGCGACGACAGCCGAAGGATAGAGAGACACGGGagatgagaaagaagagaaagggagacaacTTCGCCCAGAGACAGGTGCAGAGAGGccggaagagggagaaggaaaagataCGCTAAACAGAGCAAGGGAGACAAGACGAGAAGTCAACGCCGCGACACGGCACATtcaaggaaaacaaagatGTGCGAGACGACGCCTAGAGGCCACAGCGggtgaggagacaccgaagacGAGCAGCGACGCCGCGAAAGGGGcggaaggacagagaaaagaaagcaacaAAACAAGTCACGCGAGAGActcaggcagagaagaacaagcgaggaagacggccaaagaagagcgaagagaaacgtgGTGGCGAAGAGTGGgcggggagaaaaaaagaagagttaagggaggagggagaaaaaagaaggaaaatcACGAGGCGGAGAtacagaaaggaaggagcATAAGAAGATGAGAGAGCGACTGGAGGAGAGTGTAGAATCAGGAGGAGCACGCATCAAGGCTCTCTCTGaacggaagaaaggaaggcagccgaagcagaaaaaataTCAGGGAAGACTGCGGAACACGCTCCAGGTCTTGACATCGCGAAAAGGACGGGCGTTCCTACGCTGGACACACAAATGCGTTGTTAAAAAGTGAATAGAAGAAAAGGTTGGAATCCGAGATGTCCACGGAGAGACTCGGCCTGCACACACAGAGCGTTCTctgcagcgaggaagactgGCCAGACCCAAGGCGTtagacacagaaagaagaggcaatTTTTATCGCTGAGAGCGATGCGGTTCGCGGACCCGGAACCCACCATTTCGCATGTGAAAGACGAACAAGGACAAAAGGCGGAGAGCGGGCAAgtggaggaggcagaaaggaGGCGGACGGTGCGGCTGAAGAcgggagggaagaaaggcgctTTGGAGTGAATCcgaagagatgaagaggcCTGAGAGACGAGCAAAGACGAGGGGAATTCGCCTCCTCTCGGACGCCTTTTTGATCGTTTCCTGCCCAGGTTGTCTTGCACCGAGGGTCGGGTTGAATGCGGCGGCCTCTATTGCATAAATAGGGGGTCAGGctgaaagcgagaagcgacTACCCTGGGGAGAAATGGCGACGGAGAAAATGCACACGCGACTGCGAGAAAGTGGATAAGAAGGCTCGCCACAAAACGCAGAAAGTGGaccgaagaaagacaaataAAAGGACAAGAAACCGGGACCGCACACGTGGAGGACGGGGACACGGTTCGTCTTTTCGCAATGCCttttcgggtgtacatacaccacgTGAGGCTGGAAGggcgaaacgaagaggtCGCGGCTGCAATGCGCGACAGCCCACTGAGCGCGTTTTCCAACTCGGATTTCTTCTCACACTTGAAAATCAAGTAGCCACATTTTCTGGCTTGGAGACCTCCTCTTCGGCTCTATATACATTGGTTGCGATACGCCGCCACAGCCTACGTATCTGGCTCGACGCCGCCTGAACTCTGACTCTCTCGAGCGACTCTGCTGGCAGTTGTGTCTGTATGGAGACGAGCGCGCTGAGGTCCGACCTGGAGACACGACGGCagtcttttcgttttcttctatCACCGCGGAAatcgtttgtttttctcctcgttcacCACGGGAGACTCGCGCCTTGTTCGCCGTCTGGCGCTGTCCCCGTCTTCCGACTCTTTCCTGGTCGCCGCTCAGAGCGGTAACCGTCCAGACTGAAGGCTGCGATTTTCGCCGAACGCgtgcggtgtatgtacacctgaagATGCTAGGCTGTATGCTGCAGAGCGGCGCTGGGGAACGCGAGACACTCGGCAGATGTTCTTCGGAGCtatttgtttcttttcttctcctcggtgAGCATTGAGCGTCATTGGTTCACGAATCTCCACGTTTCCTCGGAGAAAGACGGCTCCGCGAACACCGCCGCCCGCCTGCGAAAAAAGCACACACGACCGCGGGAGAAACACCCCAAATTTGCGTGCTGTGTGCCGGATCCGACGAACGCACTCCGAGAGTCTCGCTCCCATTTCAGTTTTTGCGGAACACTTGAAGCTTTAAAACGCGACTGCCTCCGACTCAaagagtctccttctctaTCCAGACAAGCGCCGCGCCGTCCACTCTCTCGACACTGTGCGCACCCATTTCGGGAGAGAGCTCTTTTAGGGGAGGAagctttttcctcgctttgcCGTCGCTTGACTTTGGAAGATTTTATTTTCTCGTTCACGTCTGGAATCGTCTCGCCTGCGAAAGACGGAAGCGCCCTGTGCCCCTGCGCGCTCCCGTCTCTTTGAGCGATCTCGAAACgcgcgcgaagaaagagtgaagaaacgacgcagaaaaagaggaaaacgagagccGCCCCAGTGCACGCCGTTTCTGTCCCGAATCGCTGAAggtcgcctgcttcttcctgtgcAAACGCAGAACTTTTGCCGTCCTTCGCTGCTCTTCCTGGCCAGCAGTTGACCTGTCTGTGGCTCTTGCCGCACTTGAGTCGACGCCCCACTcgtgacagagaagacgactaCACAGAACTCGGCTCTccccatctctctctgtctctcggtctgtctgtctcctgcgctcttcttccagttGCGAAAGAACTTTTTTGCAGGCCTCCACCTCgaaggcgcctctctctctctgggagAAACTCTAAGAGCTGCCGACAGATTCCCTGCCCGAGCCTGCAGACATTTTCCCGGGCGTTCCTCGAACGAAGCTCAACAGACAGCGGAGCGCGAGCAAAAATGGAAGCAAACGCATCAGAGAACTCGAAACTGTCGGAATCTCCCGTCGCGAATGCTGAGGAGAACCGCGTGGAGGACGCAGCCATGAGCGACTCACTGtcgagtgtacagacagacgacgagaaggccaaagacgaagacgaggagactgTAGACGGAACCCCGGAAGAAAGGATGACACTTGCACTCTCCTGCAAAGACGCAGGAAACGACGTTttcaagagtggagacgtCTCGGCAGCGAAAGCAAAGTACACCGTGAGTCGAGGATGAGAACGCATTGCGCGAACAAGAGACTCTCCAAGTCTCATCGTCGGGTCTCCCGTGGAGTGTTCGATTTCAGACAAGGCGGAAGTCGTCTGTACAAACGTCGCGCAAAGACAGTTAAACGAAGACGATtacctctctcccttcctgtCACCACTCAGTCTGCctctcatatatatatatatatatatatatatttacaaaCATCTTTCTACAcacaagcatatatatatatatatacgtgtgaAGATGGAgtttcgggtgtacatacatcGCGGAAGAGGCGAGTTGCATGCGTgaaaagcgcgagagacgtTGTTTTCAGGAGGGACTGAAGCAACTGAAAGACTTGGACTTTCCGGACGCGAAGCGACTGCGCGTGGCGCTGAACTCGAACGTGGCGATGTGCTGCATCAAAACCCAGGAGTGGTCTGCGGCGATTGCTGCGGCGAACGCCGTCCTGCAGGAAGAGCCTGAAAATGTGAAGGTAACGTCGAAAAAGCTACGCGGAGTTCCTGTCTGTCGACCTTCACTTACTTCTCGTCCCCACCTGTCTGAAGGCATCCCTCTCTCCAAGAAAAGCAAAGCTACTCAAGGTCATACGTATATtttatacatgtatatgtgttgAGGAATCAGTCTCTACAACGTACATGCCGataggcatatatataggcGCATGTcaacagatatatatatatatatatatatatgtagagatCTGTCTTCCAGatatgtatttatacatatacgcCGGTATATGTGTGTAGGTGTCGATGGAGGTAGCTGCGTCCAGATTTGCTTCTCGATGAATGAGGGTGGAGAGCTGTTTGCGTTGTCTCGGACTTCTGTTGTCTTGGTATTGTGGCTGCCGCTGTAGGCTCTGTATCGTCGGGGCGTGGCTCGCAGTGCCTTCGGTTTTTAtgcggaggcgaaggcggacTTGCTTCAAGTAGCTCGTCTCGATCcgaagaacgcagacgccCGGAAAGAGCTGGAGAAAGTGAAAGAACGCATTGCCAAACATAAcgctgagaagaaaaaggtaAGACGCGAACGGGAGGAGTGTCCCTGCGGGTTGTCGTGACCAGGAGCAAGGCCCTGGCGTCTGCGAGTTTCCCAGACGTCTCATACCGCACCAGCATTGCTCCACCTCACTCGCCctgttttcttgttcttctcgtcttctctcttggccgtttttctccttctcatgCTCTTTCTTGGTCTCGTCTCTTCTACCGAGTTCTttcgctgctcttctctttcttctctttgttctgtTTGCACGTTTGCTGGTGAACCCGTACTTCATCTCATGAGGGGAAGGGAATGATGCTGTTCATTTtcattttctttcctctcttctttttccgcttctttgcttttttctcgcctaTGTCGTCCACTGTGTTATTGTGTCTTTTTCACTCGCTGCAGCTCgtccttgtctcttttctctgcctttaCCGCAGGCCTTTAGCGGCTTGTTCGACAGAGCCGCGGGCATGTACGCGGACAGGGAAGAGCAAATGCGCCAGAAGCGGTtgcaggaggaggaggaagagaagaggcgacaagAAATGTGGGAAAAGGAAatggaagagaggagaggtaTGTGCTCTCGGACACCCCAGATCGTGGTAGATGCACAGCAAACGAATCGCGACCCAGAACTGCACGAGGCATCttggaaaaacgaagaaactcTGGAATTTGCGACAGTCAACAGAACGTCCGAGCCTTGAGTATCCGAATGACGATACCGCCACACTCTGACACGTTTAAACATGAGGTTAAACGAGAATCGAATTCACAGTCGCCCTGTATATTTATTTCCATATGTACAAGTACATACACATTGTTTATATTTGTACAGGTGCATGCCTGTTTATTTATTTGCATAGTTATCTACATCATAGATTCGTATCTGTGTGCATTCATGCATTCATGTAAGTTTTCTTGTAtttatgtacatgtatattttTTTGTGCATTTATACCACGTGAGGGACCAGACAGCTTGCGTTTGCGCCGAAATTACTGGAAGGAGATTCGGCTTGTGTGCGTTtgcagagaagggagaagaagagatttCTTTTGCAGACTGGAAGGAGGAGCGCCGGAAagtggaggaggagaagaaagacaagcagcgaagagagcagaccagctctccgtcttcgtctccgtcaaCGACAGGTACGTCTGCGAAGGAGTTCTTTGAGAGGAAAAGGTCTTCTCTCCCAGGTGCTGTCTCGAGCGAACGGAGGAATTTGATTCTGTTTCCAGGCTTCTAGATGCGTGTGACAAATCATCAGCCCGTCTCCTTgatcctctttcctctctcttatacgctgctgctgtcttttcttctatTCTACATTTCTTTgctcttttctgctctctcttctctctcttcgtttctcgcttcttttctatctttttgctttttttctctcttttcgcttctctctgttctcacttcttctctcttgtctctcctccatcGTCAATTCTCTTTCATTTGCTTTCATTgtctttctgcagcttcctcgGGGAGAACGAGCAAGAAGACAGGGGGCGTGGAGTCTCTGGagctcgacgaagaagacgagaaaatcatcaacgaaacgaagaagatggGGTACTGCTACTTCCGTCGGGACTTAaccgaagaggaaaagaagctaAATGCTCAGCACCGCCCGACAAGAATCGAACCAGCCGCGAATGCAGCGACCTCCGGAGCCTCAGCAGGGAGCTCTCCAGTTGCTTCCAATGCCGAGAATGTAAGAGAgtttttcactttttcgtttctttccatTTCTCCCTCGTGTTCCCTGCCCGTCTggcctctcctttccccgTCCTCTaacgcttctcctcgctccatgtcttctttcgcctcttcattttctctgctctcatTCTCTTTACTCTTCGttcccctctcctcgtctcgttcatatcgtctcttctcttcaagtgctcttctttctcttacTTACACTccgcttgttttctttttccccaGTGTCGACTGGCGACGCACATGTAGCCGGACACACAGCGCTCCTCCTGGGGActttggaaagagaagatgttttgacttgtctcctcgcgagAGCCTTGTGGCGAGCTCCTGCAAGCAGACGggcaagtgtctcctttcgcacGTTTGCTTCTTTTGCAGTCCGCGGGTGGAGCAGCCAAGCAGagcggcgtttcttcttggaACTCCGCAGGAACAACTTACGAGGAAAAAGGTAAATCATCTCTCGAGCTATTCTGTAGGCGAACTACTCGTCCCGTTTTACACGTCCAAaaatatgtgtatatttatgtatatatagatatacatacataaatacatatgcGTATGTGCGTATGTACGTGAAGATACAGGCAGTCTTTtgtgatatatatatatatatatatatatatatatatgtttatccATATCTATTGTAGACTCTTTCCCTATTCAGCTGCGCTGCATGTGAGTATGTATTTGAATATTACTATGGATAATTTTACATACAGTTGATCGGATGGCCCAAACACACGACTATTCATCTGCTTAGGTTGCAGCTGTGATGTCCATTAAGAAGCACACAGTAAACTCTGAGGATGTTTTTGGAAGTGTGTTTCGTTGTTGACTTCTTTCTGCAAATAGTGATaagtcgatgcatgcgcatgcaccccGCTTGATTTACAGATACCTCTGCAGAAGTCGGCCAACCTCCGTACCGAGGTTCCACAGGAGGTTTTTCTGGAGGGAAGccgctgttttctttctttcgcggTGGCGTTGCGGCTTTTGGCCAGCGTCTGTGGATTTTCGTGAATGATGGATTTTTTCGTGAAgatttgtctttttttcagacgTTTCGGAGTGGGCAAAAAAACGATTTGAGGCGCGActgaaggaagcgaaagtcCTTCGCGGCAACGACATCGATTCGCTGCTGCAGAACCCTGAGCATCTCGTCAACACTCTCCAGGTACGGACAACTCTCCATTTGCATGCCTTCATTAATATACAAAAAATAAATGGGCATGTGCGTTTGCTTCTagatgtatgtatttgtgtcGAGGGAATTGCGTGCACATGCCAGGGCAGCGGACGACGGTGGAATGCCTCTGAACAAGACTTCTAGAACCTCGTGGCGAGTAAATGTTTTTGCGGCGGCGTTGGTGAAATGATGAGAAGAAAATGTCTTCTTGGATACagttcttgtttctctttttcaggGATCGGCAAAGGGTGGGGACTCTGCAgatcctctcgcgtctctgcagaaactcATGGGGCAGTTCATGCAGACAGAAATCAAGGTGAGTTCAGAAAGTTGGAGAAACGGAATTCCTGCTGTCTTTTGTGGGCGTGTACGAAGAACCAGGAGAGAGGGCGGTTTGTAAAGACTTTGACATTTCTTCGGGGCCGCTCGTGCGGCGTTTACACCCTATGTGTCGAAGGGAAGAGCTGTGCTGTGTTCTTCGGCGGAGTGTATGCAGTCGGTTTTTAAAGTGGCAGGAAGCGCGGTAGAAGAGGTTTTGAATAACGCATAGGTGACGGAGTAGGATTCCGCCTTTAGAGAGTTCCTTGCCCGCGAGTGTCTTCCTCGGGAAGAAGGTGCAGGGCCTCATATGCGACAGGCGTATGAGgggggagaggcagaaacagacaTGTGGCTGCTTGAGCGGTCTCCGACTTTTCAGTTCCAGTTAAACGTGCCTTTCTCCAGGTCCAGGACGTACcgccgagaagaggaaaaagagaatgggagctttctttctccgcttctggCGGAAACAAAAgtctgtgtctttgtttcgaGAACCGCTGTCCGTGTGCTCCCTCGTGGAGACATCGAGGATTCGAGTGGGTGACTCTTTTTTTCGAATGACACGGAACTAAGCGTGCTTTGAAGGTGATTGCCTTTTGTCTGGATGTGTCGTCGCTGTCAGTGCAAGGAGGTGACAGGACTGACGGGAGATGCCCAGGTCGTCGTGATGCGCGGGACGAAACGCTTCCTGTTTgagtttgcatgcacggtCGTCTTCGAAGTTTCGGGGGAACTCTCGCTTCCCGACAGTGGACTCGTGCCGACTGCCGGAGACAAAGATGGCACCAAGTTCTCTTACAAGGGTACGCAGTGCGCGcaaagcgaaagaggaaacggaggcaGCACTCTAGCGCAGGCAGGCGGGCTCTAGAGCGCCAAGGCGATACGGCTGGCACAAAAGGggtgtttttcttccgaTGCTGTGCTGAGTTCGCGCGTTTTCTAGTTTCAGAGTGGCTCCCCCTGGCCACAGGTGCGCCACATATGTCCGtcggggtgtacgtacacctgacgATAGCTGGGGTGTAGCACGACAGCCACCGTCgtggaggaacagagaggtgTTGGGGTGTACTGGCCGCGTGTTCTGCAGGAGAGATTACTCTACCGGAAGTGAGCAGTGCAGACGGCAAGGGCGAGGCGTGGCTGACGGGCAGTCGCATCAAAATGAAGCAGAAAGTGGATCCCCGGAACCAACCAAGTAAGCTGCAAGAGtcgagtgtacatacagcgtAGAACTTGTGTTTCGAGATCCGTTGTTTTCAAAGGTTCAGGGGGAAGTCCTCTTGGTGTTTGTTGCTTCTGTGGTTGGAGAGAATTACGCGAATGCGGTCCTTTCGTGGTTTTGTGTTTCACACGGTGTGAAGTGCGGGGAAGCGACTGCTCTATATCTTGGCGAAAAACTCGTGTCTTTGCCTTGCTTTTCGCGTGTCTCATCTCTCAACCTTGTCttgctttcttttccagtTGTCGACGAGTGCATTGAGGCCTTCAAGAAGCAGCTGGTCCACCAGATTCACCAATTTCTCTCAGACTTCTCCAAGATAGCGTAAAAAAGCCGTTTCGGAGTGTGCCTCTCCCCTTCCCGCTGAATGTTCATAGTAGACTGAAGATCCCAATGAGCAGTCGTAACGCGGGGGTGACGACGGCGCGCGTCGACCAAGAATCGAATGGCCGGGTATATATAAATGCTGGGTTTACAAGTATATGCTGGATACCTCTATACTT contains the following coding sequences:
- a CDS encoding proteasome beta subunit (encoded by transcript TGME49_314090) codes for the protein MDAYNGSAVVAMAGKDCVGIASDTRLGVNQFGTVSADFQKVFKMNNHTFVGLAGLATDVQTVHKELVFRSNLYQLREEVTEMPPEIMSNVVSSMLYGRRFAPYFVSPVVAGLHPETHQPFLSAFDYIGAACYAKDFVCNGTSAEQLVGVCESLWKPDMNEDELMETLSQSLLAAVDRDCVAGWGAVVHVLTPNTITTRRLKCRMD
- a CDS encoding tetratricopeptide repeat-containing protein (encoded by transcript TGME49_314100) encodes the protein MEANASENSKLSESPVANAEENRVEDAAMSDSLSSVQTDDEKAKDEDEETVDGTPEERMTLALSCKDAGNDVFKSGDVSAAKAKYTEGLKQLKDLDFPDAKRLRVALNSNVAMCCIKTQEWSAAIAAANAVLQEEPENVKALYRRGVARSAFGFYAEAKADLLQVARLDPKNADARKELEKVKERIAKHNAEKKKAFSGLFDRAAGMYADREEQMRQKRLQEEEEEKRRQEMWEKEMEERREKGEEEISFADWKEERRKVEEEKKDKQRREQTSSPSSSPSTTASSGRTSKKTGGVESLELDEEDEKIINETKKMGYCYFRRDLTEEEKKLNAQHRPTRIEPAANAATSGASAGSSPVASNAENSAGGAAKQSGVSSWNSAGTTYEEKDVSEWAKKRFEARLKEAKVLRGNDIDSLLQNPEHLVNTLQGSAKGGDSADPLASLQKLMGQFMQTEIKCKEVTGLTGDAQVVVMRGTKRFLFEFACTVVFEVSGELSLPDSGLVPTAGDKDGTKFSYKGEITLPEVSSADGKGEAWLTGSRIKMKQKVDPRNQPIVDECIEAFKKQLVHQIHQFLSDFSKIA